One Haloterrigena salifodinae DNA window includes the following coding sequences:
- a CDS encoding helix-turn-helix domain-containing protein, with protein MSSTSPTTTTTGSPDGTRLTLEIWHPDCWGLQATEAVDAGLLVHTVHRTVEDAVKGHFTVYADTTNQLDEFVAFADESPLTHSTVELGQRPTSTAPNPGNATRELFVEYEPEHSISDALVSHGFIHDASVRVEGGVEHWPVFVAGGRDEIRNRLESIRTETDAEISISRVATPDGGPSETADRTDRLTPRQREAFELACEQNYYAWPREISTRELADELGVSKTTLLEHLRKAEAKLLNPDDA; from the coding sequence ATGAGCAGCACGAGTCCGACGACGACTACGACAGGGTCTCCGGACGGCACACGACTCACACTCGAGATCTGGCATCCGGATTGCTGGGGCTTGCAGGCGACCGAGGCGGTCGACGCCGGTCTGCTCGTCCACACCGTCCACCGCACCGTCGAGGACGCGGTCAAAGGCCACTTCACCGTGTACGCCGATACGACGAACCAACTCGACGAGTTCGTCGCCTTCGCGGACGAGTCGCCGCTGACCCACTCGACGGTCGAACTCGGACAACGACCGACCAGCACGGCACCGAACCCGGGGAACGCGACCCGCGAACTGTTCGTCGAGTACGAGCCCGAACACAGCATCAGCGACGCGCTCGTCTCCCACGGCTTCATCCACGATGCGTCGGTGCGCGTCGAAGGCGGCGTCGAACACTGGCCGGTCTTCGTCGCCGGCGGCCGCGACGAGATCCGGAACCGACTCGAGTCGATCCGGACCGAGACCGACGCGGAAATCTCGATCAGCCGGGTCGCCACGCCCGACGGCGGCCCGTCCGAGACCGCCGACCGGACGGATCGTCTCACGCCCCGCCAGCGCGAAGCGTTCGAACTCGCCTGCGAGCAGAACTACTACGCCTGGCCCCGCGAGATCAGCACGCGCGAACTCGCGGACGAACTCGGCGTTTCGAAGACGACGCTGCTCGAGCACCTCCGGAAGGCCGAAGCGAAGTTGCTCAATCCCGACGACGCCTGA
- a CDS encoding aldehyde dehydrogenase family protein: protein MSQQTTAQPDQHYINGEWTDGDGDETFESENPATGETLRTFHRGTQTDVDAALEAAEEAQDEWCELSHIDRAEYLWDIYHELRERTDELGEIVTKECGKEISEGKADVVEAAHMVEWAAGNARHPHGDVVPSEIGSKDAYMRRKPRGVIGCITPWNFPVAIPFWHMAVSLVEGNTVVWKPAEQTPWCAQIVAEMFEDSGIPDGVFNMVQGFGDAGEAIVEDERVDTVLFTGSAEVGQQVGQTVAEQPGKLAACEMGGKNAVVITDEADLDTAVHSAVMSSFKTTGQRCVSAERLIVHEDVYDEFKERFVDVAENVAVGDPLAEDTFMGPLVEGEHKEKVLEYNELAREEDVDVLVDRDELGDDEIPDGHEDGHWIGPFVYEADHEADLRCTREEVFGPHVALMEYSGDIEDAVEIHNDTEYGLAGAIISEDYREVNYYRDNAEVGLAYGNLPCIGAEVHLPFGGVKKSGNGYPSGREVIEAVTERTAWTLNNSKDIEMAQGLSADITTDDD from the coding sequence ATGAGTCAGCAGACGACAGCTCAGCCTGACCAGCACTACATCAACGGCGAGTGGACCGACGGGGACGGCGACGAGACCTTCGAAAGTGAGAACCCGGCGACCGGCGAGACCCTGCGGACCTTCCACCGCGGGACCCAGACCGACGTCGACGCCGCCCTCGAGGCAGCGGAAGAAGCGCAGGACGAGTGGTGCGAACTCTCCCACATCGACCGCGCCGAGTACCTCTGGGACATCTACCACGAGCTCCGCGAGCGGACGGACGAGCTTGGCGAGATCGTCACCAAGGAGTGCGGGAAGGAAATTTCGGAAGGGAAGGCCGACGTCGTCGAGGCCGCCCACATGGTCGAGTGGGCGGCGGGCAACGCCCGCCACCCCCACGGCGACGTCGTCCCGAGCGAGATCGGGAGCAAGGACGCCTACATGCGCCGCAAGCCCCGCGGTGTCATCGGCTGTATTACGCCCTGGAACTTCCCGGTCGCGATCCCGTTCTGGCACATGGCCGTCTCGCTGGTCGAGGGGAACACGGTCGTCTGGAAGCCCGCCGAGCAGACGCCGTGGTGCGCCCAGATCGTCGCCGAGATGTTCGAGGACAGCGGCATCCCGGACGGCGTCTTCAACATGGTCCAAGGCTTCGGCGACGCCGGCGAGGCCATCGTCGAGGACGAGCGCGTCGACACCGTCCTCTTCACCGGTTCGGCCGAGGTCGGCCAACAAGTCGGCCAGACCGTCGCCGAACAGCCCGGAAAGCTCGCAGCCTGCGAGATGGGCGGGAAGAACGCGGTCGTCATCACCGACGAGGCAGACCTCGATACGGCCGTCCACTCGGCTGTGATGAGTTCGTTCAAGACCACCGGACAGCGCTGCGTCTCGGCCGAGCGCCTGATCGTCCACGAGGACGTCTACGACGAGTTCAAGGAACGGTTCGTCGACGTCGCCGAGAACGTCGCCGTCGGCGACCCGCTGGCCGAAGACACCTTCATGGGCCCGCTCGTCGAGGGAGAACACAAGGAGAAGGTCCTCGAGTACAACGAACTCGCCCGCGAGGAGGACGTCGACGTGCTCGTCGACCGCGACGAACTGGGCGACGACGAGATTCCGGACGGCCACGAGGACGGCCACTGGATCGGCCCGTTCGTCTACGAGGCCGATCACGAGGCCGACCTCCGCTGTACCCGGGAGGAGGTCTTCGGCCCTCACGTCGCGCTCATGGAGTACTCCGGTGACATCGAGGACGCCGTCGAGATCCACAACGACACCGAGTACGGGCTCGCGGGAGCGATCATCTCCGAGGACTACCGCGAGGTCAACTACTACCGCGACAACGCCGAGGTCGGACTCGCATACGGCAACCTGCCGTGTATCGGCGCCGAGGTCCACCTGCCCTTCGGCGGCGTCAAGAAATCCGGCAACGGCTACCCGAGCGGCCGCGAAGTGATCGAGGCCGTCACCGAGCGCACCGCCTGGACGCTGAACAACTCGAAGGACATCGAGATGGCCCAGGGACTGTCTGCGGACATCACGACCGACGATGACTGA
- a CDS encoding IclR family transcriptional regulator translates to MTDDTPRPVKTTKTSLAVVRTVRDNDGATLSELADQLEVAKSTIHNHLHTLIEEGFLVREGDTYHVGLQFLPFGEHARDRNPLYAAARRRVYSLAEKSGNEADFIVEENGRAYSLEYAIGESTPRGLSESGPFRAGNRFYMHNCASGKAILASMPEAHVREIIGRWGLPATTEDTITDEAALFDELEAVRERGYATNNEELIEGYRSIGASITSPDGEVVGAFSIGGPTYRMAVDESTTEEIGQLLVDEIDALETELF, encoded by the coding sequence ATGACGGACGACACACCTCGCCCGGTCAAGACGACGAAAACGTCGCTCGCAGTCGTTCGCACGGTTCGCGACAACGACGGCGCCACGTTGAGCGAGCTCGCCGACCAGCTCGAGGTGGCGAAGAGTACCATTCACAACCACCTTCACACGCTGATCGAGGAGGGATTTCTCGTCCGCGAGGGTGACACCTACCACGTCGGCCTCCAGTTTCTCCCGTTCGGCGAACACGCGCGCGATCGAAACCCACTGTACGCGGCGGCCCGGCGGCGAGTCTATTCCCTCGCGGAGAAGTCGGGCAACGAGGCCGACTTCATCGTCGAGGAGAACGGTCGCGCGTACTCCCTCGAGTACGCTATCGGCGAGTCGACCCCCCGGGGACTGTCGGAGTCGGGACCCTTCCGGGCTGGGAACCGGTTTTACATGCACAACTGCGCCTCGGGCAAGGCGATCCTGGCGTCGATGCCCGAAGCGCATGTTCGAGAGATCATCGGTCGCTGGGGACTCCCGGCGACGACAGAGGATACCATCACCGATGAGGCGGCGTTGTTCGACGAACTCGAGGCGGTTCGCGAGCGCGGGTATGCGACCAACAACGAGGAGCTGATCGAGGGGTATCGGTCCATCGGCGCGTCGATAACGAGTCCGGACGGCGAGGTCGTCGGCGCGTTCTCGATCGGCGGCCCGACGTACCGCATGGCGGTCGACGAGTCGACGACCGAGGAGATCGGTCAGCTGCTAGTCGACGAGATCGACGCGCTCGAAACGGAACTATTCTAA
- a CDS encoding DUF3006 domain-containing protein has product MSTRQHSTRRTVLRMLGSLGLASVAAAATAGADGDGSSNGADPSPPANGARSRPAAANCGSAGVDRYIAAVDRIVGGRHVVLLLEDDGELVDQHVAPRSTLESVEEGDILRVVFKDGDLLVAKQLPKRPGRGASEPSPQERFDSLASDGPP; this is encoded by the coding sequence ATGTCGACGCGACAGCACTCGACGCGACGAACGGTCCTTCGAATGCTCGGCTCGCTCGGACTGGCATCGGTCGCCGCCGCCGCGACCGCCGGTGCCGACGGCGACGGCAGTAGCAACGGGGCCGACCCGTCACCGCCCGCGAACGGCGCTCGCTCGAGGCCGGCCGCGGCCAATTGCGGATCGGCCGGCGTGGACCGCTATATCGCTGCCGTCGACCGAATCGTCGGCGGGAGACACGTCGTTCTCCTGCTCGAGGATGACGGCGAACTCGTCGACCAGCACGTCGCGCCCCGATCGACGCTCGAGTCGGTCGAAGAGGGCGATATCCTGCGCGTCGTTTTCAAGGACGGCGATCTGCTCGTGGCGAAGCAACTCCCGAAACGACCCGGACGGGGCGCTTCGGAGCCGTCGCCCCAGGAGCGATTCGATTCGCTGGCCAGCGACGGGCCACCGTAA
- a CDS encoding IclR family transcriptional regulator: METDEDDETDTGVSTTRKTFAILEALAETDGLTITELTRQTGLSKSTVYRHLATLTDMGYVVERDGEHYIGFRLLEISEQARNRETGYAAAKRTVFELGQETGERAVFTVEERGEAVYLHRYGSRSNTLIGERRPLHTLASGKAILAEWDDDAVARFVAETGLEAITDNTITDPDELRAELEAIRERGYAVNDQEHMDGLRGVAVPVYTPDDDLLGALGVFGPTSRFKDAALHEELPTRLRDKADEIRVTLAYG, encoded by the coding sequence ATGGAGACGGACGAGGACGACGAAACCGACACGGGCGTCTCGACCACGCGGAAGACGTTCGCGATCCTCGAGGCACTCGCGGAAACGGACGGACTCACGATCACGGAACTCACCCGTCAGACGGGACTGAGCAAGAGTACCGTCTACCGCCACCTCGCGACGCTGACCGACATGGGGTACGTCGTCGAACGCGACGGTGAACACTACATCGGCTTCCGACTGCTCGAGATCAGCGAACAGGCCCGCAACCGGGAGACGGGGTACGCGGCCGCGAAGCGGACGGTGTTCGAACTCGGGCAGGAGACGGGCGAGCGAGCGGTCTTCACCGTCGAAGAGCGCGGCGAGGCCGTCTACCTCCACCGGTACGGAAGCCGCTCGAACACGTTGATCGGCGAGCGGCGACCGCTGCACACGCTGGCCTCGGGGAAGGCGATCCTCGCGGAGTGGGACGACGACGCCGTCGCCCGGTTCGTCGCCGAGACGGGCCTCGAGGCGATCACGGACAATACCATCACCGACCCCGACGAACTCCGCGCCGAACTCGAGGCGATCCGCGAGCGCGGCTACGCCGTGAACGACCAGGAACACATGGACGGCCTCCGCGGGGTCGCCGTCCCCGTCTACACGCCCGACGACGACCTGCTGGGCGCGCTGGGCGTGTTCGGACCGACGAGCAGATTCAAAGACGCGGCCCTCCACGAGGAACTGCCGACCCGACTCCGAGACAAGGCCGACGAGATTCGGGTGACGCTCGCCTACGGCTGA
- a CDS encoding acyl-CoA dehydrogenase family protein, whose product MLDFVDLEADLDQEERMIRDTAREFVTEHVRPDIGEHFENGTFPKEIIPKMGELGFYAPNLEGYGSPNVSETAYGLLMQELEACDSGLRSMASVQGALVMYPIHAYGSEAQKEEWLPKLGEGEAVGCFGLTEPEHGSNPSAMETRAERDGDGYVLNGSKTWITNSPIADVAVVWARDQSDTDTPVRGFLVETDRNGVSTNKITEKLSLRASITGEISLNDVFVPEENVLPGVSGMKGPLSCLTQARYGIAWGAVGAARDCFEEARQYAKDRDQFGGPIGRFQLQQRKLAEMGTQITLAQLLAYRLAELKERDEMRPQHVSMAKRNNVRTARDQARIAREMLGGNGITTDYSPMRHMANMETVYTYEGTHDIHTLVLGEEFTGIPAYE is encoded by the coding sequence ATGCTGGATTTCGTCGATCTCGAGGCGGATTTGGACCAGGAAGAGCGCATGATCCGCGATACGGCCCGGGAATTCGTTACGGAACACGTCAGGCCCGACATCGGCGAGCACTTCGAGAACGGGACGTTCCCGAAAGAGATCATCCCGAAGATGGGCGAACTCGGCTTCTACGCCCCTAACCTCGAGGGCTACGGCTCGCCGAACGTCTCCGAGACGGCCTACGGACTCCTCATGCAGGAACTCGAGGCGTGTGACTCGGGGCTGCGCTCGATGGCGTCGGTCCAGGGCGCGCTCGTCATGTATCCGATCCACGCTTACGGAAGCGAGGCACAGAAAGAAGAGTGGTTGCCGAAACTCGGCGAGGGCGAGGCCGTCGGCTGTTTCGGCCTCACGGAGCCCGAACACGGCTCGAATCCGTCGGCGATGGAAACCCGCGCCGAGCGGGATGGGGACGGCTACGTCCTCAACGGCTCGAAGACCTGGATCACGAACTCGCCGATTGCGGACGTCGCGGTCGTCTGGGCGCGCGACCAGTCGGATACCGACACGCCGGTTCGCGGATTCCTCGTCGAAACCGACCGCAACGGCGTCTCGACCAACAAGATCACCGAGAAGCTCTCCCTGCGCGCGTCGATCACGGGCGAGATCAGCCTCAACGACGTCTTCGTCCCCGAGGAGAACGTTCTGCCCGGTGTTTCGGGGATGAAAGGACCGCTCTCGTGTCTCACGCAGGCCCGTTACGGGATCGCCTGGGGTGCCGTCGGCGCCGCGCGCGACTGCTTCGAGGAGGCCCGCCAGTACGCTAAAGACCGCGATCAGTTCGGCGGCCCGATCGGACGCTTCCAGCTCCAGCAGCGCAAACTCGCGGAGATGGGGACCCAGATCACGCTGGCCCAGCTGCTCGCCTACCGTCTGGCGGAACTCAAGGAGCGCGACGAGATGCGACCACAGCACGTCTCGATGGCCAAGCGAAACAACGTCCGGACGGCTCGCGATCAGGCCCGGATCGCCCGCGAGATGCTCGGCGGCAACGGCATCACCACCGACTACTCGCCGATGCGCCACATGGCCAACATGGAGACGGTCTACACCTACGAGGGCACCCACGACATCCACACGCTCGTCCTCGGCGAGGAGTTCACGGGCATTCCCGCCTACGAGTAG
- a CDS encoding acyl-CoA dehydrogenase family protein — MAFTLSDEHEAIREAVREFGENEMAPVAEEHDREHKYPEELRKKAAEYDFVAPNIPIEYGGAGMDKLSTTIVTEELWRADPGIGSAVGSAGFGSNMIVEYGDEWMKEEWLPKIANGEIASCSMISEPAHGSNVAGIETVAEADGDEYVLNGNKMWITNGTVADVGVLMAKTSPDEGHRGITAFLVEMDRDGITTEKITNKLGIRASDLAEVVIDDVRVPEENVIGEVDKGFYQLMEFFAAGRTSVAAQAVGAAQGALDAAVEYANEREQFDQKIKEFQAIQHKIAEMATKVEAARSLTYRAASQVEQNNQDVAAQYSSMAKLFASEISVEVADEGIQVHGGSGYVTDYPAERYYRDARITKIYEGTSEIQKNIIADQIF, encoded by the coding sequence ATGGCATTTACGCTGTCCGACGAACACGAGGCCATTCGCGAGGCCGTCCGCGAGTTCGGGGAAAACGAGATGGCACCGGTCGCGGAGGAGCACGACCGGGAGCACAAGTATCCCGAGGAGCTTCGCAAGAAGGCCGCCGAATACGACTTCGTCGCGCCGAACATCCCGATCGAGTACGGCGGTGCGGGGATGGACAAGCTCTCGACGACGATCGTCACCGAGGAACTCTGGCGCGCGGATCCGGGGATCGGCTCGGCCGTCGGCAGCGCCGGCTTCGGTTCGAACATGATCGTCGAGTACGGCGACGAGTGGATGAAAGAGGAGTGGCTCCCGAAGATCGCCAACGGTGAGATTGCCTCCTGTTCGATGATCTCCGAGCCTGCCCACGGCTCGAACGTCGCCGGCATCGAGACCGTCGCCGAAGCCGATGGGGACGAGTACGTCCTCAACGGCAACAAGATGTGGATCACCAACGGCACCGTCGCCGATGTCGGCGTCCTGATGGCCAAGACCAGTCCCGACGAGGGCCACCGCGGTATCACCGCGTTCCTCGTCGAGATGGACCGCGACGGCATTACGACCGAGAAGATCACCAATAAGCTGGGCATCCGCGCCTCCGACCTCGCGGAGGTCGTCATCGACGACGTCCGCGTCCCCGAGGAGAACGTCATCGGCGAGGTCGACAAGGGCTTCTACCAGTTGATGGAGTTCTTCGCCGCCGGCCGCACCAGCGTCGCCGCCCAGGCCGTCGGCGCCGCACAGGGCGCCCTCGACGCTGCCGTCGAGTACGCCAACGAGCGCGAGCAGTTCGACCAGAAGATCAAGGAGTTCCAGGCCATCCAGCACAAGATCGCCGAGATGGCCACCAAGGTCGAGGCCGCCCGCTCGCTGACCTACCGCGCCGCCAGCCAGGTCGAACAGAATAACCAGGACGTCGCCGCGCAGTACTCGAGCATGGCGAAGCTGTTCGCCTCCGAGATTTCTGTCGAGGTCGCCGACGAGGGCATACAGGTCCACGGCGGCTCGGGCTACGTCACGGACTACCCCGCCGAACGGTACTACCGCGACGCCCGCATCACGAAGATCTACGAGGGCACCAGCGAGATCCAGAAGAATATCATTGCCGATCAGATCTTCTAG
- a CDS encoding 3-hydroxyacyl-CoA dehydrogenase family protein, which yields MQVAVLGAGSMGHGITQVSAMAGHDVLLRDIEADLVEDGLEGIRTNLQGGVDRNKLTAEEMEETLERIEGTTDLEEAVEDADLVVEAVPEEMDLKQDVFADVEAATDEETVIASNTSSLSVTEMASALEHPERAVGLHFFNPPHIMDLVEIVIAEQTDERTESFAVDYVRSIEKEDVVVRDTAGFATSRLGVALGLEAIRMVEQGVASPADIDEGMELGYGHPMGPIELTDHVGLDVRLHIAEHLREELGERFKPPQSLRRKVRAGKLGKKTGEGYYVWEDGERVGTSGD from the coding sequence ATGCAAGTCGCAGTCCTCGGAGCGGGCAGTATGGGGCACGGAATCACACAGGTCTCGGCGATGGCGGGCCACGACGTCTTGCTTCGGGATATCGAGGCGGACCTCGTCGAGGACGGCCTCGAGGGGATCCGAACCAACCTCCAGGGTGGCGTCGATCGGAACAAGCTCACCGCGGAAGAGATGGAGGAGACGCTCGAGCGCATCGAGGGGACGACCGACCTCGAGGAGGCCGTCGAAGACGCAGACCTCGTCGTCGAGGCGGTGCCCGAGGAGATGGACCTGAAACAGGACGTCTTCGCGGACGTCGAGGCGGCGACCGACGAGGAGACGGTCATCGCCTCGAACACCTCCTCGCTCTCCGTGACGGAGATGGCTAGCGCGCTCGAGCACCCCGAGCGCGCGGTGGGACTGCACTTCTTCAACCCGCCCCACATCATGGACCTCGTCGAGATCGTGATCGCCGAGCAGACCGACGAACGCACCGAGTCGTTCGCCGTCGACTACGTGCGGAGTATCGAGAAGGAGGACGTTGTCGTCCGCGACACGGCCGGCTTCGCGACCTCGCGGCTGGGCGTCGCACTCGGCCTCGAGGCGATCCGGATGGTCGAACAGGGCGTCGCCAGCCCGGCCGACATCGACGAGGGGATGGAACTCGGCTACGGTCATCCGATGGGGCCGATCGAACTGACCGACCACGTCGGGCTGGACGTCCGCCTGCACATCGCCGAACACCTTCGAGAGGAACTCGGCGAACGGTTCAAGCCGCCACAGTCCCTGCGCCGGAAGGTCCGGGCTGGCAAGCTCGGCAAGAAGACCGGCGAGGGCTACTACGTCTGGGAGGACGGCGAACGCGTCGGCACGAGCGGCGACTGA